GAGCGTACTAAGTTCTTTATTAAGATCTTTTGAGGCTTCGTGAATATCTATCAACTTATTTATGATAGATAATAGCCACCCTTTTTTATCTTTTTTATATTGCTCTAACATGTCTGATATTTCATTAGTTACTTGTAAAAAGTCCCTATTATATAAATCTAATATTTCCAAAAATACTACATCCTTATTCTTAAAATAAGAATAAAAACAACCTATTGAAACACCAGCAGTTTTTGCGATTTGGATAGAAGTAGTTTTGTAATACCCCTTTTCGCAGAAGAGCTTATAAGCGGTCTCTGATATTTTTTCTTTTGTATTAAAAGCTCTGGTTTGTTTCAAATTTCTAGAATTTCTCCTGTTTTCCATAAATATTTT
This window of the Clostridium estertheticum genome carries:
- a CDS encoding TetR/AcrR family transcriptional regulator; the protein is MKQTRAFNTKEKISETAYKLFCEKGYYKTTSIQIAKTAGVSIGCFYSYFKNKDVVFLEILDLYNRDFLQVTNEISDMLEQYKKDKKGWLLSIINKLIDIHEASKDLNKELSTLYNSNPTVASVLDEQHNKIKRFIIDFLKKYKSDVKVDDIDAAAIIAYDIIDSIVNRIVFDKKDIEPDRILQAGIEALNKYLFE